TTTTAGCGGGCTTAGGCTTCTTTATTTGGTAAAAAAATGCGCCCGATTGCGGGCGTTTTTTTATGGAATGAATTGATAAACGGCTTCGCCTTTTTTGGACATACCGTATTTGGTGCGGGCGATGGATTCGATGTAAAAAGAATCTTTGAGCAATCGCTCTTCTTCGTTTTTGCGATGCTCTAATTCATTTTTGAGCGAATCGATTTCCAATTCCATCCGATCGATTTGCACTTGCAATTTGTGCTGTTTCCATAAACCATTTTCTCCAAAAGTAAACGCCCATAAGGATGTTGCTACAAAAACGAGCAGCAACACGATGACGATTTGAAGAACGATTTTTTGGATTTTCAAATTTTACTCCATCGAGGAAAAGTGAAACGCATCGCCATCTTTGGAATGGACGAGGCCTGCAATTTCCAGTTCTGTTAATATAGCTAAAAGCGAAGAAACTGGAATAGAAGAACTTGTGCATAACTCGTCGAGAGAATGCGTAAAGCCCGCATTTTTTGAAAAGAGGTTTTTTGCATTTTCGGAAAGTTCAATTCCCGCGGCGAGCAGATCGGCGGGAGTTTGATCCGAAAGGCGTTTTGCGCCGCAGAGATCCGAGAAATCGCTCGCATTCCAAATCGGATGCGCTTTGCCTTTTGCAATGAGAAAATTCGGGCCTTGTGCGGTTTCGGCGAGAATATTTCCGGGAAGGGCGAGAATTCGCCGCTGAAATTTTTCGGCATAATCGACGGTAATCATGCCGCCGCCTTGCAGTTTACTTTCGACTAAGGTGATGCTTCGAGAAAGTCCTGCGATAATACGATTCCGCTGCGGAAACATAAAATTCCGAGAAATCATCGAGCCTGGATATTCCGAAAGAATGGTTCCGCCGTTTTCGAGAATTTTATCGGCAATCATTTTTCGGGAACCGCCGAGAGGTGCATCTAATCCTTGGGCGATAACAGCGACGGTGGGAATATGAAATTCAAGCGCTGCGCTATGACAAAAACTGTCAATTCCTTGAGCAAGTCCGGAGACGACAATCGCATCGGTGTCGATGAGATTTTTGACGAGTGCGCGACAGATTTCTTCGGCGTGAATGCTCGGGCGCCGCGTCCCGACCATCGCAATCCAAGAATGTTTAAAATCGGGAAGAGTGCCGCGGTAATACAACTGCTTCGGTGCATTTGGAATGCTTTTCAGTGCCCGCGGAAAATTTTCAGCGGCTAAAATTTGAATGGGAAAAATGTTAGTTTTGGAAATCATGAAATACTCCTTTGAAGATTTGATTCGGA
The nucleotide sequence above comes from Hallerella porci. Encoded proteins:
- a CDS encoding FtsB family cell division protein is translated as MKIQKIVLQIVIVLLLVFVATSLWAFTFGENGLWKQHKLQVQIDRMELEIDSLKNELEHRKNEEERLLKDSFYIESIARTKYGMSKKGEAVYQFIP
- the dprA gene encoding DNA-processing protein DprA, translated to MISKTNIFPIQILAAENFPRALKSIPNAPKQLYYRGTLPDFKHSWIAMVGTRRPSIHAEEICRALVKNLIDTDAIVVSGLAQGIDSFCHSAALEFHIPTVAVIAQGLDAPLGGSRKMIADKILENGGTILSEYPGSMISRNFMFPQRNRIIAGLSRSITLVESKLQGGGMITVDYAEKFQRRILALPGNILAETAQGPNFLIAKGKAHPIWNASDFSDLCGAKRLSDQTPADLLAAGIELSENAKNLFSKNAGFTHSLDELCTSSSIPVSSLLAILTELEIAGLVHSKDGDAFHFSSME